The region TCTCATCCTCCATTATAATACTTGTTACCTCCTGTGCCATCTCAGGACTAAGAGTTTTAAGATACTTCTCTAAATCCCATACATTGTGATTAAAGTAATCAATAAGATCCTTATAAATTATTTTAAACATCGGATTCGTTAGTTGTACCTCATCTTCTTGTAGGCTCAAATAAACTCTTTCATAAACTTTTTGTTCTACCTTATGCTCTACTTCTATTACTTCATTTTCTTCATTAACGTCTAAAAGAAGCTCTACAAATTGCTCTTCAACATTTCCATACAACAACAGTATTTCAATAATCTTAAGCTCATGATTATATAGCCTATCAAACACCTCTTTCTTCGAAAGATCAGAATGAACTACCTCCATCTGCTTTCTCTCCTCTGTATACTTTCTATTGGCCTCAGCTAATTCCTTTCTTCCTATTTGTGCCAGTGAATTAAAGATAACATCCTCAGAAATATCCATAATACGCGCACATTCCTGTACATATATTTCTCTTTGAATGAGATCAGGTATTTTAGAAATACTCTGTACCATATCTCTAATTAACTCTGCTTTCTTTATAGGATCACTTTTAGCCTCATCCATTAACAAGTTTGCCTTAAAACGGATAAAGTCAGTAGCATTTGCCTTAAAATATTCATCTAGCTGTTCCTTTGTATGTTTTCTAGCGAAACTATCAGGATCTTCTCCATCAGGTAAGGGACATACTCGTACGTTCATCCCTGCCTCTAATATCAAGTCTACCCCTCTAAGAGAAGCACGAATACCCGCAGCATCTCCATCGAATAACATCGTTATATTCTTAGTCAAGCGACTAATCAATCGTATTTGATCAAGTGTAAGTGCAGTACCAGAAGACGCCACGACATTTTTTATACCTGTCTGATGCATCTGTATAACATCAGTATACCCTTCTACTAAGAAACAGTTGTCTTGTTTGGCGATTTCCTGTTTAGCATGATAGATACCATACAGTACTTTACTCTTGTGATAGATATCACTCTCAGGAGAGTTAAGATACTTAGCAGCTTTCTTATCTGCAGTCAAAATACGCCCTCCGAATCCTAATACTCGACCAGACATACTCTGAATAGGAAACATAACTCTTCCCTTAAATCGATCAAACTTACGATCTTCCTTTACAATAGTTAGCCCTGTTTTATCAAGATACTCTAAAGAATAACCCTTCTGTAACGCAACATCTGTAAAGGCACTCCACTGATCTGGGGAATATCCTAATCCAAATTCCTTTATTGTTTCTTGAGTAAAGCCTCTCTCCTTAAAGTAAGTCATTCCTATCGCCTTACCTTCTTCTGCATGAAATAATGTTTCTTCAAAGTACTTTTTTGCAAACTCAGACACGATGAACATACTCTCCTTTTCGTTCAGCTGTTCTTTTTCCTCATCACTTTGTTCTGTCTCCTCTATTTCGATACCATACTTCTTTGCTAAGTAGCGTATTGCCTCTGGATAAGAGAAGTGCTCATGCTCCATAATAAAGCTAATAGCGTTACCACCTTTACCTGAACTGAAGTCTTTCCAAATCTGCTTAACAGGTGATACCATAAATGATGGTGTTTTCTCGTTAACGAAGGGGCTTAGTCCTTTGTAATTACTCCCTGACTTTTTCAGAGTTACAAAGTCACCTATCACCTCTTCTACACGAGCAGCGTCAAATACAGCATCTATAGTACTTTTGGAAATCATATACTTATTTTAGTTCATTTATAGCTCAATATATAGAATTATTGCGACATTCAACTATTTTTGGCAAATGCAAAGGTAAAAGAAAAGAGAGTTGTTTCTAGAATAAATCATCCAAAAACAACTCCCAATAACCTAATAATTCACTTTTAATATCTATTTATAAATCTACTCTTACACCAAATGACCACATATTCTGTTTAATATCACTGTGTTTAAACATTGGTGTCAATTCATATTGAGCGAATAAACTCCAATCTCCATTACCGATATAAGCACCTAAACCATATCTTACTTTATTAATATCAAGATCTACTCTCTCTTTAGTTCTAAATTCATGTCCTTCATCTGTGTATCTATATACTTGGTAAGTATCTTTTCGATTAAGGTTTACAAAACCTCCTACTCCAACTCTCCAAGACTCTTGACTCCTAAAGTAAGTTCTACCTGTCTTCTCATTCATCTTAGGTTTTGAGAAATCAAACTCTAAATAAATAGGTATCTGTACTGAACGTATTGCCAATCGATTCTTGCGCAAATCTTTCTCATGTTCTACAATAGCTACTTGACCATCAGCTTGTTTTTCAAAATAACGGTGTTCTGTGGGTTTTAGATTATTATACTCTAATAAAACCCCATATCTAAGGTGTA is a window of Myroides oncorhynchi DNA encoding:
- the dnaG gene encoding DNA primase yields the protein MISKSTIDAVFDAARVEEVIGDFVTLKKSGSNYKGLSPFVNEKTPSFMVSPVKQIWKDFSSGKGGNAISFIMEHEHFSYPEAIRYLAKKYGIEIEETEQSDEEKEQLNEKESMFIVSEFAKKYFEETLFHAEEGKAIGMTYFKERGFTQETIKEFGLGYSPDQWSAFTDVALQKGYSLEYLDKTGLTIVKEDRKFDRFKGRVMFPIQSMSGRVLGFGGRILTADKKAAKYLNSPESDIYHKSKVLYGIYHAKQEIAKQDNCFLVEGYTDVIQMHQTGIKNVVASSGTALTLDQIRLISRLTKNITMLFDGDAAGIRASLRGVDLILEAGMNVRVCPLPDGEDPDSFARKHTKEQLDEYFKANATDFIRFKANLLMDEAKSDPIKKAELIRDMVQSISKIPDLIQREIYVQECARIMDISEDVIFNSLAQIGRKELAEANRKYTEERKQMEVVHSDLSKKEVFDRLYNHELKIIEILLLYGNVEEQFVELLLDVNEENEVIEVEHKVEQKVYERVYLSLQEDEVQLTNPMFKIIYKDLIDYFNHNVWDLEKYLKTLSPEMAQEVTSIIMEDEKEVLHKWESQNIIVKQKEQGISQYVTENILAFRKFLLEKMIDKYQDKLRDIDIVDERRSYEILSLIVDYTNLKTMFGKRLGEVTSRFRDL